A genomic segment from Scytonema millei VB511283 encodes:
- a CDS encoding iron uptake porin gives MSRLLWKAVILSPAWLTAALAVSTSAIATTPNSAPAVSELNAAIEAKETTIVNSGVTKPQGTLIAQQVPTAPAPPETDNTISEINRYGNEGRGDRNNIAQVTSVSQLSDVQPTDWAFQALQSLVERYGVIAGYPDGTFRGNRAMTRYEFAAGLNAALDRVNELIAAGTADQVRKEDLATLQRLQEEFSAELATLRGRVDSLEANVAELEANQFSTTTKLVGEVVAAVSDAFGGDTDANTVFQDRVRLDFQTSFTGSDILHTRLSAGNATRLDVGEDTYQNTLTFNPADNGNDVVVDWAAYDFKLPIGENSRAYLAAAGGVHADYAPTNNPFFEDFDGGRGAISTFASENPIYRIGGGAGLGINIAPFGEASGFKPSITAGYFARNAQDPSQGAGLFNGDYAALGQLNFNFGDRIALAATYVNAYNTGASLGNLNPDDDENSDIFNYAGSTGVVGTLEANNPSRLLGAAVGADTVPISSNSYGLSGSFRLSDTISISGFGSYTNATLIGRGNGDIWSFGGGVAFSDLGKEGNLLGIFAGVQPTLTSLDAPGVRDFSNEYGLHVEGFYRYQLTDNISVTPGVIWLNRVGQTGSDEDAIIGTLRTTFNF, from the coding sequence AGCCGTTATTCTCAGCCCAGCGTGGCTGACTGCCGCACTCGCAGTTTCAACATCTGCGATCGCTACTACACCAAACAGCGCCCCAGCAGTTTCAGAACTTAATGCTGCTATTGAAGCCAAAGAGACAACTATTGTCAATAGTGGCGTTACAAAACCACAGGGAACGCTAATCGCACAACAAGTGCCAACTGCTCCTGCTCCCCCTGAAACTGACAATACAATTTCCGAAATCAACCGTTATGGGAATGAAGGTCGCGGCGATCGCAACAATATCGCACAAGTCACCTCAGTTTCTCAACTATCAGACGTGCAGCCTACAGATTGGGCGTTCCAAGCCTTGCAATCTTTGGTAGAACGCTATGGCGTGATTGCAGGTTATCCTGATGGCACGTTTCGAGGTAACCGTGCCATGACTCGTTATGAGTTTGCCGCAGGTTTGAACGCTGCCCTCGATCGCGTTAACGAATTGATTGCTGCTGGAACAGCCGATCAAGTCCGCAAGGAAGACTTAGCTACCCTGCAAAGATTGCAAGAAGAATTCTCTGCGGAACTGGCAACTCTGCGCGGACGGGTAGACAGTCTAGAAGCTAACGTCGCAGAACTAGAGGCAAATCAGTTCTCGACTACCACAAAACTCGTGGGCGAAGTGGTTGCTGCTGTCAGCGATGCTTTCGGCGGAGATACCGATGCAAATACCGTTTTCCAGGATCGGGTGCGGTTGGACTTCCAAACCAGTTTCACTGGTAGCGATATCCTTCACACTCGTTTATCAGCTGGTAATGCGACCCGCTTAGATGTGGGTGAAGATACTTACCAAAACACTCTTACTTTCAACCCAGCAGACAACGGTAACGATGTTGTTGTAGATTGGGCAGCTTACGACTTTAAACTCCCAATTGGCGAAAACTCCAGAGCCTATCTAGCCGCAGCAGGAGGCGTTCACGCTGACTACGCTCCTACCAACAACCCCTTCTTTGAAGATTTTGATGGTGGTCGTGGGGCAATATCAACCTTCGCTTCCGAAAACCCGATCTATCGGATTGGTGGTGGGGCAGGTTTGGGTATCAACATCGCTCCTTTTGGTGAAGCTAGTGGTTTTAAGCCTAGTATCACAGCTGGATATTTTGCTAGAAATGCTCAAGATCCAAGTCAAGGGGCTGGCTTGTTTAACGGTGATTATGCCGCACTAGGACAGTTAAACTTCAACTTTGGCGATCGCATTGCCCTAGCAGCAACTTACGTCAACGCTTACAATACTGGAGCTTCCCTGGGTAATCTCAATCCAGATGACGATGAAAACTCGGATATCTTCAACTATGCCGGTAGTACTGGTGTTGTTGGTACGCTGGAAGCAAACAACCCATCCAGGCTTCTAGGTGCCGCTGTGGGCGCTGATACTGTCCCAATCTCCTCTAACTCCTACGGTCTTTCTGGTTCTTTCAGATTAAGCGACACCATCTCGATCAGCGGCTTCGGGTCTTACACCAACGCTACTCTCATTGGTCGTGGTAATGGTGATATCTGGTCATTTGGTGGCGGTGTAGCTTTCTCTGACCTGGGCAAAGAAGGTAACCTGTTAGGTATTTTTGCTGGCGTGCAACCAACATTAACATCTCTAGATGCTCCTGGTGTCAGAGATTTCAGTAATGAATATGGACTCCACGTTGAAGGCTTCTACCGCTACCAACTTACCGATAATATTTCCGTCACTCCTGGTGTGATTTGGCTCAACCGAGTTGGTCAAACTGGCAGCGATGAAGATGCAATCATCGGTACGCTTCGCACAACATTCAACTTCTAA
- a CDS encoding RrF2 family transcriptional regulator: MELSCKSEYALLALSELAARYQSGEPLQIRQIAAQQNIPDRYLEQLLATLRRGGIVKSQRGAKGGYILAREPWKITLLEVLVCLEGIEARATEEESKPRTLETAVVHEIWHEARQAANMVLQQHTLQNLCEQIAARRQLDIMYYI, from the coding sequence GTGGAACTGTCGTGTAAATCAGAATATGCTCTGCTTGCCCTCTCGGAGCTAGCAGCTCGCTACCAAAGCGGTGAACCCTTGCAAATTCGGCAAATAGCAGCTCAACAAAACATTCCAGACCGCTACTTAGAGCAACTACTAGCAACCTTAAGACGCGGTGGTATAGTCAAAAGCCAACGGGGAGCCAAGGGAGGCTACATCCTAGCGCGAGAACCTTGGAAAATTACTTTACTAGAGGTTTTGGTCTGCCTAGAAGGTATAGAAGCAAGAGCTACTGAAGAAGAAAGTAAGCCTAGAACGTTAGAAACTGCTGTCGTGCATGAGATTTGGCATGAAGCTCGACAAGCAGCAAATATGGTCTTGCAGCAGCATACCTTACAAAATCTTTGCGAACAGATAGCTGCCAGACGACAACTCGATATTATGTACTATATCTGA